The Nicotiana tomentosiformis chromosome 2, ASM39032v3, whole genome shotgun sequence genome includes the window AGGTATGGTGCACAAatactcataaacaagactctactagatacggcttgtaAACTCCCTAGAACAgacatgctctgataccaagtttgtcataccCCAACCTTGGGAGGTGCGACCGACACACGACACCCGAAGGCCCGTATGAACCGACGTCCATACTTACATCTTTTCATCATAGAATCAGGTCTAATAAGGCCACCAAGTAATAAATACCAGAATTTAAAATGTACACATCTACTGAAAAAGGAATATTAACACTAATACAACTTTACCACTATTACCAACATGGTCATGAACAACCCTTACATACTTTCGAACACTGGTCTGCAAGCCTCTAAAAGTGCTAAAACATAGTACATGACTTGGTCGAGACAGGGCCCCATCGTACCCAAAATTAACTGAAACATACACTTTGGTACCTATTGATTTTTGAACAGTTACTCCGGAGAAGGGGAGTGCAACGACCAACAACTGGAGCAAACACCCTACTGGGGAGGGACATCACCGGGTCTATCTATACCTGTGGTCATGAACACAACGTCCAAAGAAAATGGGCATCAGTACGAAAGAAGTATTGGGTATGTAAGACAGATAACGTAGACAAACCAAAGACTGCACCTTCGAGGTATTTCGGCGCATTTGGAGCTGGTGAGAGGCGATGTTTGAGGAGATTTTCATCACTACTTTGTCGGTAGGTAATTATCACTTGTATTTGACTATATATTTTGAATCCCCAAAGATTTATACACTTTAATCATGAGTTTTGTAGAGAAAATTTAGGGGTTTTCTCTACAACTTAAGAGGATGAATATTTAGGGTTTTGAGGGTCCATTCGGACTTGATTTAGGaatctaattatatatttggactagtGGCGTTATGagtagtcgggatctaccccttgactagGGTTTTGACCATGCTGGTCtggtttgacttttgttgataATTGGGAATTTTATTAATGATTGGAACTTTATTGGTTGGAATTGATTCTCATAGCTTTGTTTAacgttattaagttatttttactAGATCTGAGTTGTTTGGAGGTTGATTTGAGAGAAAAGTCTATTTTGGCGGGTTGAAGCTATTACCGGttagaggtaagtctcttgtctatccttgtaaaAGGGAATTTTCCCCATAGGTGATCTACTTGTTACTTGTTGCTCGTTGTAGGAGCCATGCATATGTGAGTGAAGCACGTATATACGTAGCTAGGTTTTGACCATATGTGGTAGTGTTGACTTGAATTATGCCTTTTTGGATTATGTGAAGTAGTTATCCATATTTTGACTGATTCTATAACTACGTGATTATTTATAAATATGTGTAGGAGCATGCTTAAggttatgacttgttgatttgagcaTAAAGGATTTGTTTTGCCATGTTGAGCTCTATTATTTATAGGTAATAATACATTTGTCTTATTTGCTtcatgatttgttggttatatggaTTAATTGACTCTCGTTAAATGATATGAACAGACCGAGCACGCTTAAATAGTTAATGAGCCTTTGTAACAAATTACATGATTAGCCATAGCCATCATCTAGCCATATGAGCTTTTATATGCATTCTTGTTGTTATTGTCCGGTGCTTTCTTATTATATTGCTCTTTATACATGTATGCACACGTGGAGAGTTGTTATTGAGGAAAGTTGATGATTTTGGCACCACATACACTTTGAGCAGATATTGATTATTGGTTATTGATCATTAATGTAAAACGATCGATGTTttgatatggatccatccctctAAAGTCAAGTGATTACCCATATTACCTTAGGCCCTATGAGTGTAGGAACATGTGAGTCCTTTGGTGCTTGTTGGACACATGGTCTGTGTCAAGCACATGGATTTGTATTGTGAGATGTTGAGAAAAGGATTTTGAGCATGCATTTATATGTATTTGTTTAGACTCATCCAATGAATTAGCATAAATGTTGTTGACATATAACATCTCTTACGTGAGAAAGTGTGGTGTTGTTATCTTATTTCACCTCTTTATCTGTAAGCATGCCTTAATTTTGTATGAACTGTATTTTTTGAGCTTTTGTACTCATCTTATAACACCAAGCTTTACTCTTTATATTACTATGCTTTCACCTAATTTTTAGATTGATAGTGAGTGTCGATggcgacccctcgtcactaattctttGAGGCTAGACTTGATATTTACTAAGTATTATGATTTGTACTTATATTACACATCTAAATATTTTGTGCATGTTTCTGAGGTTGGTACTGGTGATGTTCATCCCGCTGAGTAGAGGACCTAGAGGAGACttcgtggtgagctgcttttTTTGCCCGATCCGCATGACATGGAGCCCCCTTCCTTACTTTGCTATTCAATCTATCTATTTCTTATCGGATAGACATATGTTACTCATTTTATACACTCCTACACTTGTCAGATGCTTTGTGATGGTTGTGACATCCGGGTTTTTGGCCATGTAGACAATTGTGGTCATGTTTACACCCTATCTTAGATATTCTATCTATGTTACCAGTTTGAGATTATTTCTGTTTCTTACCATATTATGGAGTGTGGTAAAGATTTGGTTAATATGATTTGGAATTATGATTAttatgttggcttacctagcaagtgggTTATGCATCATCAAAACCTTTGGTGAAATTTTTGGTCATGATAGGTCGTGTTTAAACCTTGTCattgattatttatttatgatattgaATTGATATTTATGCCACTTTgttattaatatcatgaaatagttAATGGCTTAATAGTtggattctattgttgttgttgagtgTTGGCTTTCTTAGCGATTGGGTTAGGCACTATCACGgcctttggtgggattttgggtcatgatagttggtgattctattatggtagatcgtGTATATCAGCCttatgtggttactattggggattataagactagggttgatcttcttTTGCTAAATAAGGTTGATTTTagtgtgattttgggtatggattggctatctctaTACCATACTATTCTTGATTTTCATGTTATGACAGTGATGTTGGCTGTGCCGAAATTACCAAGGTTGGAATAGAGGGGTTCTTTTGGTCATACccctagtagggtgattttatTTCTGAAGGTATAGTAGATGGTTGAGAAAGAGTGTTTGGCATATCTGGATTTTGTTAGAGATACTAGTGTTAAGACTCATAGtgttgagtcagttctagtagtgatGGAGTTTTCAAATATATTTCATGTAGACCTACTGGGCATATCacccaatagggatattgattttggtatttatTTGGTGACGGGCACTaatctattccactgtatcacaTGGCCCCagatgaattgaaagaattgaaggtgTAATTATAGGAGTTGTTGGATAAGGGATTCACCAGGCCGAGTATTTCTCCTTGGgatgcaccggtgttgtttgtgaagaagaaagatgattctatgagtatgtgcattgattagaggtatttgaacaaggtcactatcaacaACAAgttccattgcctcgtattgatgatttgtttgatcaacttcagggtgctagggtgtttttgAAGAATTCTTTGAGATCGGGatatcactagttgaagattagggcttcgGACATCCCTAAGAAGGCTTTTAGGACTCTTTATGGACATTATGAGCTTTTggtaatgtccttcggtttgactaatgtcgtagcttctttcatgcatttgatgaatagtgtgttccagCCATATTTGGATCCTTTTTTCATTGTATTCATGGATGACATCTTGGTATATTCCTGTAGGAgcgaggagcatgagcaacatttgaggatagTGCTTCAGAttctgagggagaagaagttgtatgctaagtttttgaagtatgagttttggttggatttggTGGTATTCTTGGGCCATGTGATGTCTAGTGATagtatcaaggtggatccaaagaagattaagGCGGTTCAGGGTTGACCTAGAGCTTTTACAGCTACAACGATTAGGAGTTTCTTCGGCTTGGTTCGCTACTATCATCattttgttgagggattttcatctattccAGCTCCATTTACCAAGTTGAATTAGAAAGGTATTCCTTTTAGATGGTTTGATGAGTCTgatgagagctttcagaagctcaaaactgctttgactacagctctaaTGGTGGTGTTGCCCACAGATTTAGGATcatacactgtgtattgtgatgcttcatgcgTTGGTCTTGCCGTGGTGTTGATACATGATAGTAGAGTGATTACTTATGTGTCATGGAAGTTgtagccccatgagaagaattatctgattCATGACTTGTAGTTAGCAGCTATTGGGCATGCACctaagatttggaggtattacttgtgtggtgtgtcatgtgaggagcactgatcatcggagtgttcaacatttgttcaagtagaaggatttgaatttgaggcagcgggggtggttggagttgttgaagtaTTATCACATCACTATCTTTTATCATCGGGTAAAGCAAATGTGGTAGCGGATGCTTTGAGTATGAAGGCGGAGAGAGTGGGTAGTTTGCCATTTATTCCAACTATGGAGAGGTCTTTGGCTATGGATGTCCAGGCCTTGGCCAAtagatttgtgagattggatactTTCGAGCCTAGTAAAGTTCTTGCTTGTGCTGTTGCACAGTcgtctttgtttgagtgcattaAGGCTCGTCATTATGAggatccccattttcttgtccttaaagaTAAGATATTgcgaggtggtgctaaggaggtggtCATTGGTGATGCTGGTGTATTAAAACTCCAAAGTCAAATTTGTGTTCTTAATGTGGATGGTtttgggagttgattcttgaggatgcTCAATGTTCGACTTATTCTATTCAGCTAGGTACTATGAAGATATATCGTGATTTAAatcagcattattggtggcaaaGGATATGAAAGACATTGTTGAACACGTTTTGCGGTGTTTGAATTATCAGCATGTCAAGTATGAGCAGCAGAAACTAGGTCGTTTCCTAGGGGTTagatataccagagtggaaatgggagcgcattactatagtctttgtggtaggattaccacggctttgagaaagtttgatgttatttatgtaatgacccgaccggtcgttttgagcactagcacgtcattcggcggtctgatgccttgagtagcttcacttcatatagtatgacttgtacgtgcggtcggaattgaattttgggaagttcagagttgattcagatggaaaattctcaattcgaaagttttaagttggaagagtttactaaggtttgacttttgagtaaacgatctcgtaatcaggatttgaaggttccaataggttcgtatgataatttcagacttgggcgtatgttcgagttgagtattGGGTTGTCCGGAATCATTTCGACGCTTActttggaaagttggcattttgaaagatttagaaattcctaagtttgacttgaggtggactttggtgttacttatgtccgtttgggattccgagccttagaataggtttgtattgtgatttatgacttgtgcacaaagtttggcgtcattccgggatgtttaagtaaGAATCagatgcgttcgtcgaagtttgaaagtttgatttaaagaaaggttttgaccatcgatttgtagttttgatgtctttttatgtgatttgagtttttgagtaagtttgtattatgttttaggacgTGTGGGTATGTTTGAATGGGGTCCCAGGGCCTCGGGCGTGATTCGGATTGAAAATggattgaaatttggacttagagggatgttgttgttgctaaaGTCTAATGTCATCGCACCTACAGAGtaagtggccgcaggtgcagtaACGCAGGTGCAGTGGGTCGTCACAGGTGCGAGGGGAAATTCTGCACCTACGAGGTCACAAATGCGGAGGAGAGGTCATAGAAGCGGAATTGGCCAAGATGGCcaggggccgcagaagcggacttggtcACGCAGATGCgtgagcgcagaagcgcttgTTGTGTGCAGAAGTGGAAGCGCAGAAGCGCTatttggaccgcagaagcagaggcTGTTGTCTTGAGTTGGAGCCACACCTACGATGGATTTTTCTTTGGTGCGGGCCGCATAAGCTGctatttgtccgcagatgcgaaagtcgcctgggcagtgagtttttatttcaggacttagcccatttctctcacacttttcatttggttgggcgattcttggagctcttagaggggcgattttcgtcatctattgcaaggtaagtaattcccacatattgtaagttaattacacggattctataaggatttaacatggaaatttgtggaaaattgtgggattttgaagaaaaacctagaaatttatttttggattttgaccacgaaattggacatggagtTTGGactaaatcatatatttgaattTGTAGCAATATGGGTAAAGTTTGTCTTCGAAATTATTTGGAATCCAAGCACgtgagcccgagggttgactttgttgactttttgagcggagttgggaattgttataaattaattaattatgatgttaGGGTATATTTATATTGGTTTTCcttattgtttgactagtttcaggtcgatgggcatcggtttgaggtgttagagaggtgttgaAGTCGGTTATGGGACTTCggggcgaggtaagtctcatgtccaaccttgtgagggggaattcaCCCagtaggtgttatttttgttatatgctacatgttgtgggagctacgcacgtatgaggtgacgagtgtccatgtgtatgctagaattcctagttatgtccgggtagacttagatttacaCCATGATCTAactatactatttgagttgttCTTGCTTGTTTAATTACTTTAGTTCTCATTACGAACTGAGACAAGACTTGCGTAGAGTAATGGGCTCGCTATTTTAGAAATTTGACAAGCTACTTGTTTAGCAGTGGAAATTAtgcttcccttacgaatttctcccactTTGTGCGTATTCATCGAAAAGTTTCCTTAAAcatcataactcacacgtatattcgtgagtaggGTCAGTGACctattaaagcttcttattctaatgggatcaggccgttcgccttggcaagATTATGTAACACActtttatgggatcaggtcgttcgcctcggtaggatattgtaacacgctcttatggaatcgggttgttcgcctcggcagatattgtaacacactcttatgggatcaggccattcgcctcagcagtatcatgtattatactcttatgggatcgggttattcgcctcagcatttctataaaatactcttatgggatcgggctgctcgcctcggcagaatcgtgcgaaatacttgataaggagtccTCGTACTCCTGAATTTCCTTACTTGAGAGGTGACCATTGATTTGGTATTGACCGTTACGTAATCCGTTTGAGGAAGTATCCTATGATTGAGGTCTTTGTGTTCATTTTTCCGTTGTAGAACATATTATTTGTCTACATTTGTACTCATTTTTTACTTACCATGCTTCATACTTGTctaatttattatatttgatttactagaccactagtaagtatcaatgttgacccctcatcactacctcttcggggttaggctcgatacttactgggtacgtgttgatttacgtactaatgctgcacttctgcactaaatgtgcaggatctgacaggttcatttggtggtcatttgggAACGTAAGCGCAACTACAAAgaggactttatggtgagctgcattccatgctacgaTTCACAACACACAATGTCTCCATcgtaattatttactttatcccctgtctatcttttattccagacagatattgtattattattatactttCTAGTAGATGCGCATGCACATgcgacactgggttttgggggttTCTAGTGGATGTTCACTATTGTAGTTCACGTTATTATTACCATTTCACTTTATGATATATTTATATTTGAAATTTGGTAAAGAAAAGCACAGGTTTCTATGAGTGCCAAATTTTACTCTATTATCTAatgggattcatgatttcaaaaataataaaatgaataatcaagttggtagttcaccattggcttacctaacggcaacattgggtgccatcacgacctatagtggatttgggtcgtgacagcttggtatgagagctctaggttcacttaggtctcacgagttatgagaaagtctagtagagtcttgtagatcggtacggagacatttgtacttatcttcaagaggctacaaggctattaggagcactttccttcttgatttctcatcgtgcgatttgattccattgaagcttatgtCTTCATTTCCTTCATACTCATTATTATACGGTGTGGAATGCTTGTTATCATTTGGGAATCgaggagttgtaatggtactgcagatgtggtgcaggatatttttccGTGCGTATTCGAGTGGGCTATTATCGTCACCTTGtggaagggtgttctgtcatttcagcccagtgttggtgttgcctacggtcgAGATTTGATATTTTCGAATTTGGTGGAATTATTGTTAAAGTTGTGGTATCGCCGCCCCTGATTGAATGCATTGAGGCTCATCGGCACATTGGTCTTCATTTGTTTGCCTCTGAGCACGATGTTGTGAGATGGAACCTAAGAGGAGGTTATCAGAGATGGTTATGTGTTGCGACTTCGGGATCGAATCATCATTTCCATTATCGAGGGTTCAAGGGAGATGATCTCTGAGGTGGTTTCTATGCTTAGGAATTTTGAAAGTGATGAGGAGGGCTTGATTTGAATGTAGAAAAAGTGAAGTATTCGATCATTGTCTTGGATGCAATGTGGCTTCGAGTCTAACACGTTATTGGACCTTCAGGTGATGTCAATGAATGAAGGAATTCTTATGGCTAGCAAATTAGTGTGGATCCATGAAGTTTAGGTAATTTCATGAGGGACGTAACTACAGTAATGACGTTGGAGGAGGTTGATATGAGATCACACAgttgggctatctcctgtgagcaggttagcgattGCATGGTTTTGATGAGGTTCCTACAAAGAGTTCTACTTTTTGCCCAACATGGGATGTATGTATTGAGATGCAAGCTTAGGTCGCTTGAAAAAGACAGTATGACCCCTAGAAGGTTAGGCGTGCGATGGTGGCTGATAATTCGGCATGTGTTATGATTAGTGCAACCAGAGCTTGCGAGAAGTCGGTCGAGTAACGGTGTGTAATCATGGTAACCGGGAAAAAGAGGTCGTTGAGGGGCCTGGATCTATGTGATTGTAGCATAAAGCTAAGTAGGGGAGCCCACCATCTACTATCGGGTCACGTGGTTATGTGCCTTTATAGTCTTTGGCTAGCGGTACGTTAGATGATTTGTTATGATCGAGGACGAGGACATCAAGGGCATTTTAGGCAAGAAATTTGACGTATATGTGCTAAATTTCACCTTATCGGTTCATGTGCAGATGTTGGGACGACTCAAAATTTATGCTTCTTATGGTTGTGATGTGCAAGGAAGAGGATTCTTCCGGTTACTTCTTTGAAAGTATTCATGTGCTAAGCACTAAAGGATTTCTAGGTTCGTTATGTGGCTTAGGACTGGGTTTTAaagcagagtgtgaagaatacttggggaattttctaTGCTATCATCGGGTCTATGGTGCAGTGTTAAAGAAATgggagaaatagcttcggattcgcaAGAGGCATTTCAGAATAGGTGTATCATACTATTGAGCGCATagggagggtatgagatggctgATGTGTATTGAAACAATATGGTCTCGTGATttaggtcactcgggatgagtgtagTTTCGAGTCTGTTATGTGTTTGAATAGAACTATTAGtttgaaggcaagtcaagagtaaattgggaGAAGTAGAGTTAGTTAAAAATGATTTGAATCAGGAGGGGAAATCATCAGTTTCATCGGTATGGTAAGGCTATACCAGTGGTTTGTATCtctacgtgcgggcttgacagccgtcgtggtttgattgatttggaggtatttgattatgaTGACATGTTATGTATAAATGGATcctggaagagttatggtggtttagaccacaacttgaggtttgattttctgcggatatgggaatttggttgcgtgttgcaatgattcttctgaaataagtggagtgaaaggggttctagtcgatgaagtgtttattctactggtctttcaggggttatgatgaaattcttgaactctcgcgtagcggcatgataggtgcagtgagccgtatgaaaattagaagttgaggatcaaggttgcagttcggtttTGGTAtgaatgtcacaagctcggaggagcgggggaggatttcagatgttctGAGTATGCTGGTATAAATTTTGGGCAGCCTGAGGATGGTCTGTTTTGTGGAAgaagtgttgggtattgaaatgcggatgcttgactagcactatggaaatagcatggtcgatggccattaatgttcagattttactacctggtgcagatggttgtgggagtatatcccacgggaagatcgtACAGgtgtgacgtgttagtcattcatTTGTTAGATATTGAAATcatgtatggagattttggtattgTCGCTAATGGGAGAGGTTGTGACTGAGAGGCGctttattcctttggttgtggaatgtggatGTTTGTTACGGATTTGACGgctactcttatgtgtcatggataggatcattgtggatccttgaaagtcTATgggcccagtatgggatgatcggaatcggcttgaggtccgctagtagatctaatgtgaatgtatgcGCTACATCAGgttggatgtgttcattcagcatagcattgcttatgggggagtcttcgggtgttggatgttattcctgtcgtcagctattctctgtaatactatattatgccatgtgggttatgagacagcttgattattcgcacgtgtGTTGTGGTCATGTGTAGcttgtcatttattgcaccttagtcgagcTCGAGTTTTGTAGCACATGGCGCTATCCATCTCCCTAGGGTTATATTTTTACACTTGACTTGCtcgtggttgatattcgggcatttcgtgggtTTGAGTAGTTTGGCTCGGTAGGTAGttccttattgattattatgtgtggatcgggcagcacgccgccacgagtatgatgcttggatcgggttgcacgccgcaacagtgagatgttgggtatggttccctatacttatttttgtgtgttttgtttctcattctctaagaaaggttcatagcatctgttcagacattttattcgttacgcgggctgggtagttctttgaCAGaattcgttcttccttatgtgtcatatttgaGTTGTATCCTGTTGCGGattgatggcatcatatgagatcttagtcagtgtttgaggtggcttattgcctgaacagcttgtactgggtgagacgaggttattagaCCTGAAATTAGTGCGATCAAATTTATGTAAGGTATACTAAAGAGAAAATGTccctattcagttcagaatgaggtaacggTTCTTGTCAAGCGGGGAAACACCATGAGTTATTGATTtgacgggtggttatgagttcctgcgcatctctttcatcgttgcagtattgtgagggttgagaccgggcttatatgtgttatgaggtatactgtGGGTATCATGTTAGTAAATTTGCAGCTTCTATGGTTGGAGGATGCTTTACAGACATACGAATTTTGCGGTGTATGGTGTGGTttcagcatgagtacgtaatcatATTTGGTATAGTGGGttgagattgatacggtgttcatatGTTAGAATCGGATCTcatagagaatttcggatgttagaatttggttctaaggcttgttggcTAAGGTAAagggaaggatcttcagtctggctcgagctaatgtgctcacgtGGGTTGTGGTGGCATGATTAGGTGCACGATGTGTTAAACAGTGGTTTGGGGCAACTCTAaaacggttcttggcacgttcaaggacgaacgtatgtttaagtgggggagaatgtaacgtcccgatcggttattttgagctctagcgtatcgttcagcggtttgaggccttgagtagattcacttcatgtattatgacttgtacgtgtggtcaaaaTTGAATTTAGGGAAGTTCAGAATTGATTCGGATGGAAATTTTTCAATTCAAAAActttaagttgaagagttgactaagatttgacttttgagtaaacgacctcagaatcaagatttgaaggttccaataggtttgtatgatgattttggacttggtcgtatgttcgggttgagtattgggtggtccgggagcatttcggcgcttactTTGGAAAGTTGGcgttttgaaatttttaaaaattcctaagtttgacttgaagtggactttggtattatcgatatccgtttgggattttgagccttggaataggtttgtattttgatttatgacttatgcacaatgtttggcgtcattccgggatgtttaagtaaGAATCGGATgcgttcatcgaagtttgaaagtttaaaagtttaaagaaaggtttggATCGTTGATTCGTACTTTTGATGGtgtttgatgtcatttgggttttcgagtaagtttgtattatattttaggacgtatgggtatgtttggatggggtcccgggggcctcgggcttAATTCGGATTGAAAATAGAttaaaatttggacttagagggatgttgttgttgctgaagtctggtgtcatcgcacctgcgaagggagtggccgcaggtgcggtgggTCATCACAGGTGCTAGATTTGTATAGGAGAcctgggagcgcaggtgcgagggaaacttctacacctgcgaggtcgcagatgtgTAGGAGAGGTCGCAAAAGCAGAATTGGCCAAGATGGCCTagggcgcagaagcggacttggtcACGCAGGTGCGTGAGCGCAGAAGAGCTTgttgtccgcagaagtggaagcgCAGAAGTGCtatttggaccgcagaagcggaggctgtTGGCTTgagttggagccgcacctgcgatggattttccgcaggtgtggagccgcataagcggctatttgtccgcagatgcgaaagtcacctgggcagtgagttttatttcgggacttagcccatttctctcccatttttcatttggttaggcgattcttggagctctaggagggaagattttcatcatctattgcaaggttAGTAAATTCCACATATTGTAAGTTaattacatggattctataaggatttaacatggaaatttctggaaaattgtgggattttgaagaaaaacttagaaattttattttttgattttgaccaagaaattggacatggaatttggaataaattatatatttgagttcgtagcattatgggtaaagtttgtcttcaaaaatattcggaatccgggcatgtgggcttgatggttgactttgttgacttttcgagcggagttgggaattgttataaattaattaattatgatgttagggtatatttttatttgttttcctgattgtttgattagtttcggatcgatggtcatcggtttgaggtgttagagagacgTTGAAACTAGTTATGGAACTTTGgggtgaggtaagtctcctgtctaaccttgt containing:
- the LOC138905995 gene encoding uncharacterized protein — encoded protein: MVEKECLAYLDFVRDTSVKTHSVESEEHEQHLRIVLQILREKKLYAKFLKWFDESDESFQKLKTALTTALMVVLPTDLGSYTVYCDASCVGLAVVLIHDKGFEFEAAGVVGVVEVLSHHYLLSSGKANVVADALSMKAERVGSLPFIPTMERSLAMDVQALANRFVRLDTFEPSKVLACAVAQSSLFECIKARHYEDPHFLVLKDKILRGGAKEVVIGDAGVLKLQSQICVLNVDGFGS